One window from the genome of Bacillus weihaiensis encodes:
- a CDS encoding S41 family peptidase has protein sequence MKRKISAWYLTVALALGAGGMYVGQELLSQSSTAKADSDAIPTFGNVFNAGEQASEIEGFDKFKQALELIETKYVEEVDEEELLEGAIQGMLSTLDDPYSVYMDKDTAAQFSQSLDSSFEGIGAEVGMNDGKVTIVAPFKGSPAEKAGLQPNDQIVSIDGESVEGLDLHETVLKIRGEKGSKVSIGVLRPASKETLTFNVVRDEIPLETVFGEMKEQQGKKVGYIQITSFSENTAKDFKETLGKLEKEQMEGLVLDVRGNPGGYLQSVEEILKEFVTKDQPYIQIEERNGDKKRYFSDLKEKKDYPVTVLIDKGSASASEILAGALKEASGYDLVGVTSFGKGTVQQAVPMGDGSNIKLTLYKWLTPEGNWIHKKGVEPTITVEQPPLYQASPIQLEKDLVRDMNNEQVKTAQIALKGLGFEPSREDGYFSPETETAVKAFQQTNDLPVNGKVDQETAKMLNEKLQELRGKEENDMQLKMAMKTLFEK, from the coding sequence AGCCTTAGGAGCAGGAGGCATGTACGTAGGGCAGGAGCTTTTGAGCCAATCGTCGACGGCAAAAGCAGACTCAGATGCAATCCCTACGTTTGGAAATGTATTCAATGCAGGGGAACAGGCCTCTGAAATCGAGGGCTTTGATAAATTTAAACAAGCGCTTGAACTCATCGAAACGAAATATGTCGAAGAGGTGGATGAAGAAGAGTTACTAGAAGGGGCCATTCAAGGTATGCTTTCTACCCTTGATGATCCATACTCTGTTTATATGGATAAGGATACGGCAGCACAGTTTTCTCAATCACTTGATTCTTCATTTGAAGGTATTGGAGCAGAGGTTGGGATGAATGACGGAAAGGTTACGATTGTGGCACCGTTCAAAGGGTCTCCAGCAGAGAAAGCAGGGCTCCAGCCTAATGACCAAATCGTTAGTATTGATGGTGAATCTGTGGAGGGACTAGATCTGCATGAAACCGTACTGAAAATTCGTGGGGAAAAAGGATCCAAAGTAAGTATTGGAGTCTTACGTCCTGCTTCCAAAGAAACATTAACCTTCAATGTAGTTCGAGATGAGATTCCACTTGAAACAGTGTTCGGGGAAATGAAAGAGCAGCAAGGGAAGAAGGTAGGGTATATTCAAATCACCTCTTTCTCAGAAAACACGGCTAAGGATTTTAAAGAAACTTTAGGAAAGCTTGAAAAAGAACAAATGGAAGGGTTAGTTCTTGATGTTCGAGGAAATCCTGGTGGTTATCTCCAAAGTGTGGAAGAAATCTTGAAGGAATTTGTCACAAAGGATCAGCCATATATACAGATTGAAGAGCGCAATGGTGATAAAAAGCGGTACTTCTCAGACTTAAAGGAGAAGAAAGACTATCCAGTAACGGTATTAATTGATAAAGGAAGTGCTTCTGCTTCAGAAATTTTGGCGGGTGCCTTAAAAGAAGCCAGTGGCTATGATCTTGTCGGAGTAACGTCATTTGGAAAAGGTACTGTTCAACAAGCAGTTCCGATGGGAGATGGCAGTAATATTAAGCTAACCCTTTATAAATGGTTAACTCCGGAAGGAAATTGGATTCATAAAAAAGGTGTAGAGCCTACAATTACTGTAGAACAGCCTCCACTATATCAAGCAAGTCCGATTCAATTAGAAAAAGACTTGGTTCGTGATATGAACAATGAACAAGTGAAAACAGCGCAAATTGCTTTAAAAGGACTAGGTTTTGAACCTTCTCGTGAAGATGGCTATTTTAGTCCTGAGACCGAAACAGCTGTAAAAGCATTTCAACAAACGAATGACTTACCTGTAAATGGGAAAGTTGATCAAGAAACAGCTAAAATGCTTAATGAAAAATTACAAGAGCTACGTGGTAAAGAAGAAAATGATATGCAATTAAAAATGGCGATGAAAACGTTATTTGAAAAATAG
- a CDS encoding swarming motility protein SwrAA — protein sequence MKKTSYQRELVYQGLVDEMSSVVSQLNAQASYSKYIRLFCMYLANYTAKSTIDEIDQSCVKDYFKYLTKSHKRLSITLSDIKKSMQMISDALQIDFDQSINDFSMTNSDLWNNLK from the coding sequence ATGAAGAAGACTAGTTATCAACGAGAGCTAGTTTATCAAGGGTTAGTGGATGAAATGAGTAGCGTTGTCTCTCAATTAAATGCTCAAGCAAGCTATAGTAAATATATTCGTTTGTTTTGTATGTACCTGGCTAATTACACAGCCAAGTCAACTATAGACGAGATTGATCAAAGCTGTGTGAAGGATTATTTTAAGTACTTAACAAAAAGCCATAAGCGGTTATCTATAACGCTATCTGATATAAAAAAATCAATGCAAATGATTTCGGATGCATTACAAATTGATTTTGACCAGTCAATTAATGATTTTTCAATGACTAATAGTGATCTTTGGAATAACTTGAAATAA
- a CDS encoding PDZ domain-containing protein, giving the protein MIENWLLELLWAVGRFFLHPLFYLFFLLTLTYGYVRIKRERKSFHIRVEDLYHELKFTYTKGLLAGVVLSVLLFALGVSLPFGTIVLLAIITAIIGASLQLRWFSSAYTIGLTFLIVSLLPVLNKEWVNDFFVGISDTSYIALSLLAGLLLVTEGVLIFRTSHQKTSPSIIKSTRGLPIGIHQANRTWMLPLLFLVPGGELVSPVSWWPVLSIGGEPFLLLFIPYFVGFHQRVQGSLPAESMKTTGFRVIWLGVIALAIAVGSIWFTPLAFVAMFFAIVGREFITVRQRMNDDSAAFYFSKRDKGLMILGILPGSPAEKMGLQVGEMVMKVNGYAVKTEEELYQGLQKNRAFCKLEIVDHNGEIRFAQCALYDGEHHELGILFVQDEKKWETEAV; this is encoded by the coding sequence TTGATCGAAAATTGGTTACTTGAGCTACTATGGGCAGTTGGTCGCTTCTTCCTTCATCCGCTCTTTTATTTATTTTTTCTACTTACACTGACCTATGGCTATGTGCGAATAAAACGCGAACGAAAGTCGTTTCACATTCGGGTGGAGGATCTTTATCATGAGTTGAAATTTACGTATACAAAAGGGCTGCTTGCTGGTGTGGTTCTCTCCGTTCTACTGTTTGCCTTAGGTGTAAGCTTACCTTTTGGAACGATTGTCTTACTAGCGATCATTACGGCTATTATAGGTGCATCACTTCAGCTTCGCTGGTTTTCATCGGCTTATACAATAGGTCTTACTTTTCTCATTGTTTCATTACTACCCGTGTTAAATAAAGAATGGGTGAATGATTTTTTTGTGGGAATTTCAGATACAAGCTACATAGCTCTTAGCCTCTTAGCTGGATTGTTACTTGTAACAGAAGGTGTGTTAATATTCCGTACATCTCATCAAAAAACATCACCGTCTATCATAAAAAGTACAAGAGGGCTTCCAATCGGCATTCATCAGGCAAATCGAACCTGGATGCTGCCGCTTCTGTTCCTTGTGCCAGGGGGAGAGTTAGTGTCTCCTGTCTCGTGGTGGCCTGTTCTCTCAATTGGTGGAGAGCCTTTTCTACTCCTGTTTATCCCATATTTCGTGGGGTTTCATCAACGAGTACAGGGATCGCTACCAGCTGAAAGCATGAAAACTACGGGCTTTCGAGTCATATGGCTAGGAGTGATCGCATTAGCGATCGCTGTAGGGAGTATATGGTTCACACCATTAGCCTTTGTTGCTATGTTTTTTGCCATTGTGGGTCGCGAATTTATCACAGTCCGTCAACGTATGAATGATGATTCTGCAGCATTTTATTTTTCAAAGCGTGATAAAGGCTTAATGATTCTAGGAATTCTTCCAGGGTCCCCTGCGGAAAAAATGGGACTGCAGGTGGGTGAAATGGTTATGAAAGTTAATGGATATGCGGTTAAAACCGAAGAAGAGCTTTATCAAGGCCTACAAAAAAATCGTGCATTCTGTAAACTTGAGATTGTTGATCATAACGGAGAAATTCGTTTTGCCCAATGTGCCCTTTACGATGGAGAACATCATGAGCTTGGTATTCTATTTGTGCAGGATGAGAAAAAGTGGGAGACGGAAGCGGTTTGA
- the map gene encoding type I methionyl aminopeptidase — protein MVAKTEEDFIGLKEIGKIVASIRDELVQRTIPGITTKELDHIARELFEKEGAVSAPKGVYDFPGYTCISVNEEVAHGIPGSRVIHEGDLVNIDVSGSKNGYFADTGISFVVGEGDEVLTQLCNVAKMAFEAGLKKAKPGAKKSGIGKVVFQTARENGLTVIKNLTGHGVGRTIHESPDHIYNYNNTWDNELLKEGMVIAFEPFISTFEEEVFQKEDGWTYATNKSFVAQLEHTIIITKTAPIIVTL, from the coding sequence ATGGTAGCGAAAACTGAAGAAGATTTTATCGGTTTGAAGGAAATTGGCAAAATTGTTGCTTCAATTAGAGATGAATTGGTACAAAGAACAATTCCTGGAATTACGACTAAAGAACTGGATCATATAGCAAGAGAGCTTTTTGAGAAAGAAGGTGCAGTTTCAGCCCCAAAAGGTGTATATGATTTTCCTGGCTATACTTGCATTAGTGTGAATGAAGAAGTGGCTCATGGTATTCCAGGTTCTCGTGTTATTCATGAAGGAGATTTAGTAAATATAGATGTTTCTGGCTCCAAAAACGGCTATTTCGCAGATACAGGCATTTCGTTTGTAGTGGGCGAAGGAGATGAAGTATTAACCCAACTATGCAACGTTGCTAAAATGGCATTTGAAGCAGGACTTAAGAAAGCAAAACCCGGTGCTAAAAAAAGTGGAATAGGAAAAGTAGTTTTTCAAACAGCTAGAGAGAATGGGTTAACTGTTATCAAAAACCTTACAGGTCATGGTGTTGGACGTACAATACATGAATCTCCTGACCACATTTATAATTATAACAACACATGGGATAATGAATTATTGAAGGAGGGAATGGTTATCGCATTCGAACCATTTATCTCAACCTTTGAAGAAGAGGTTTTTCAAAAAGAAGATGGCTGGACCTATGCTACAAATAAAAGCTTTGTGGCTCAATTAGAACATACGATTATCATTACTAAAACTGCTCCAATTATTGTTACACTTTAA
- a CDS encoding metal-sensitive transcriptional regulator gives MEYNDGVKNRLKRMEGQLRGILNMMEENKECKDVITQLSAVRSAVDRTVGVIVSENLVECVLEAEKNGEDTNQLIKDSVNLLVRSR, from the coding sequence ATGGAATATAATGATGGAGTAAAAAATCGTCTGAAGCGGATGGAAGGTCAGCTTCGAGGTATTTTAAACATGATGGAAGAGAATAAAGAGTGTAAAGATGTTATTACACAACTATCTGCAGTTCGTTCAGCGGTAGATCGTACAGTTGGTGTCATTGTTAGCGAAAATTTAGTTGAATGTGTGCTAGAAGCTGAGAAAAACGGTGAAGATACAAACCAGCTTATTAAAGACTCTGTTAACTTATTAGTGAGGAGCAGATAA
- a CDS encoding sulfurtransferase TusA family protein: protein MNSNKLLDAKGLACPMPIVKTKKAMTDLEPGQVLEIHATDKGAKSDLTAWAKSVGHELIKHEVENDVFKFWIQKG from the coding sequence ATGAACTCAAATAAACTACTAGATGCAAAAGGATTAGCTTGTCCAATGCCAATCGTAAAAACAAAGAAAGCAATGACTGACTTAGAACCAGGTCAAGTATTAGAAATTCATGCAACAGATAAAGGTGCAAAAAGCGATTTAACTGCTTGGGCAAAATCAGTTGGTCATGAGTTAATTAAACATGAAGTAGAAAATGATGTTTTCAAGTTTTGGATCCAAAAAGGATAA
- a CDS encoding DsrE/DsrF/DrsH-like family protein gives MTETKKTTIVLFSGDYDKAIAAYIIANGAAAYDHEVTIFHTFWGLNALRKDEHVELKKGFMEKMFGKMMPRGADKMGLSKMNFAGMGPKMIKSVMKKHNVVSLPGLIEMAQEQDVKLVACTMTMDLLGLQKEELMENIDYAGVAAYLADAEDGNVNLFI, from the coding sequence ATGACGGAAACGAAAAAAACAACGATTGTATTATTTAGCGGGGATTACGACAAAGCGATTGCAGCATATATCATTGCAAACGGTGCAGCAGCTTATGATCATGAGGTAACGATATTCCATACTTTCTGGGGATTAAACGCACTACGTAAGGATGAACATGTTGAACTGAAGAAAGGCTTTATGGAAAAAATGTTTGGAAAAATGATGCCAAGAGGCGCAGATAAAATGGGATTGTCAAAAATGAATTTTGCTGGAATGGGACCTAAAATGATTAAGAGTGTGATGAAAAAGCATAATGTCGTTTCTTTACCAGGTTTAATTGAAATGGCCCAAGAACAAGATGTTAAGCTTGTTGCATGTACCATGACAATGGATCTTTTAGGTCTACAAAAGGAAGAATTAATGGAAAATATTGATTATGCGGGTGTTGCAGCATATCTAGCTGACGCTGAAGATGGAAATGTAAACTTATTCATCTAA
- a CDS encoding rhodanese-like domain-containing protein: MDYLPYGLWAILLFFIIRRMFPVKGVKHITVAELKENLHDKNKQYIDVRTSAEFKGRNIKGFKNIPLHLLYEAHGLLKEKKVVLICQSGMRSNKASKVLKKQGFKKITNVKGGMNAWS; this comes from the coding sequence ATGGACTATTTACCATATGGATTGTGGGCAATTCTTCTTTTTTTCATCATTCGTCGTATGTTTCCAGTTAAGGGAGTAAAGCATATTACAGTTGCTGAACTAAAAGAGAATCTTCATGATAAAAACAAACAATATATTGATGTTCGGACATCGGCTGAATTCAAGGGCAGAAACATTAAAGGGTTTAAAAATATACCCTTACACCTATTATATGAAGCACATGGTCTTTTAAAGGAGAAAAAGGTTGTGCTGATTTGTCAAAGTGGCATGAGAAGTAATAAGGCAAGTAAGGTGTTGAAAAAGCAAGGATTTAAGAAGATTACAAATGTTAAAGGCGGTATGAATGCTTGGAGCTAA
- a CDS encoding rhodanese-like domain-containing protein has protein sequence MKEMTAKEVENQLNEGKVFDIIDVRETDEVAEGKIPGAINIPLGLVEFRMHELDKSKEYLMVCRSGGRSGRASQFLEGQGFTIINMTGGMLAWEGKVE, from the coding sequence ATGAAGGAAATGACAGCGAAAGAAGTAGAAAATCAATTAAATGAAGGTAAAGTATTTGATATTATTGATGTTCGGGAAACAGATGAAGTAGCAGAAGGAAAAATACCTGGTGCAATTAATATCCCTTTAGGTTTAGTTGAGTTTCGCATGCATGAGCTAGATAAATCGAAAGAATATCTTATGGTGTGTCGCTCAGGTGGAAGAAGTGGTCGTGCTTCACAATTTCTCGAAGGTCAAGGCTTTACCATTATTAATATGACCGGCGGAATGCTTGCTTGGGAAGGCAAGGTCGAATAA
- a CDS encoding sulfurtransferase TusA family protein, whose product MENMKANVTLDAKGLACPMPIVKTKKAMTNVEAGQVLEILATDKGSSADLKAWAEKTGHQFLGTIEAGDVLKHYVRKASDEETVEKKHPHVIDNAGLESKLGENIVVLDVRESAEYAFHHIPNAISMPLGELEARLDELSKDSEIYVVCRTGSRSDLAAQTLTEKGFTKVVNVVPGMTSWTGVKESL is encoded by the coding sequence ATGGAGAATATGAAAGCAAATGTAACATTAGACGCAAAAGGTTTAGCTTGTCCAATGCCGATTGTAAAAACAAAAAAAGCCATGACAAATGTGGAAGCAGGTCAAGTGTTAGAGATTCTAGCTACAGATAAAGGTTCATCAGCAGACTTAAAGGCTTGGGCAGAAAAAACAGGTCATCAATTTCTCGGAACAATTGAAGCGGGAGATGTGCTAAAGCATTATGTTAGAAAAGCTTCTGATGAGGAAACGGTTGAAAAGAAGCATCCACATGTGATTGATAATGCTGGGTTAGAATCTAAGCTAGGTGAAAACATTGTGGTACTTGATGTACGTGAATCAGCTGAATATGCGTTTCATCACATTCCTAATGCCATTTCTATGCCATTAGGTGAGTTAGAAGCTAGACTGGATGAGCTAAGCAAGGATTCAGAGATCTATGTGGTTTGCCGTACAGGGAGCAGAAGTGATTTAGCTGCACAAACACTAACGGAAAAAGGATTTACGAAGGTTGTTAATGTTGTACCAGGGATGACGAGTTGGACTGGAGTAAAGGAGAGTTTATAG
- a CDS encoding MBL fold metallo-hydrolase produces MTVQVMTAKEVTKKVINKEKLFILDVRNEDAFQDWKIEGENVKYVNVPYFDLLDGVEEIMDQLPKNEEILVVCAKEGSSIMVAEMLAEEGVEVSYLQGGMKAWSEYLEPVKVGDLQDGGEIYQFVRIGKGCLSYMVVSNGEAAIIDSTRMTDVYTQFAENLGVNITHVFDTHLHADHISGGRVIAESTGATYWLPPKDATEVTFAYQPLDGGQEVTIGDTKITIHALYSPGHTIGSTSFVVDEKFLLSGDILFIDSIGRPDLAGMAEDWVGDLRESLYTRYRELSDELVVLPAHFMIIEELNEDGSVAEKLGTLFAKNHGLTIENEAEFRRLVTENLPAQPNAYQEIRKTNMGQLTPDEETQREMEIGPNRCAVR; encoded by the coding sequence ATGACAGTTCAAGTAATGACAGCCAAAGAAGTGACGAAAAAGGTAATCAATAAAGAGAAATTATTTATTCTTGATGTACGTAATGAGGATGCTTTTCAGGATTGGAAGATCGAAGGAGAAAACGTTAAATATGTGAATGTTCCTTACTTTGATTTATTAGATGGTGTTGAAGAAATAATGGATCAGTTGCCGAAGAATGAGGAAATTTTAGTTGTTTGTGCAAAAGAAGGCTCTTCTATTATGGTAGCAGAAATGCTTGCTGAGGAAGGGGTAGAGGTTTCCTATTTACAAGGTGGTATGAAGGCTTGGAGTGAATATTTAGAGCCAGTTAAGGTTGGTGATCTACAGGATGGCGGAGAAATCTATCAGTTCGTGCGTATCGGTAAAGGGTGTCTTTCTTATATGGTTGTATCAAACGGTGAAGCGGCCATTATTGACTCCACACGGATGACAGATGTTTATACTCAGTTCGCTGAGAATTTAGGAGTAAACATTACTCATGTGTTTGATACACACCTACACGCTGATCATATCTCAGGTGGTCGTGTAATCGCTGAAAGTACGGGTGCAACGTATTGGTTACCACCTAAGGATGCGACAGAGGTAACATTTGCATATCAACCACTAGATGGTGGTCAAGAAGTAACAATTGGGGATACAAAAATCACGATTCATGCCCTTTACTCACCTGGACATACAATTGGATCGACATCCTTTGTCGTGGATGAGAAGTTCTTGTTATCAGGTGATATTTTATTTATCGATTCAATTGGTCGTCCGGATTTAGCGGGTATGGCTGAGGATTGGGTTGGTGATTTACGTGAGAGCTTATACACTCGCTACCGTGAATTATCTGACGAATTAGTTGTTCTACCAGCTCACTTTATGATAATTGAAGAGTTAAACGAAGATGGAAGTGTAGCGGAAAAGCTAGGAACATTATTTGCAAAAAACCACGGGTTAACTATTGAAAATGAAGCAGAATTTAGAAGGTTAGTAACAGAAAATTTACCGGCTCAACCGAATGCATACCAAGAAATTCGCAAAACAAACATGGGGCAACTTACACCGGATGAAGAAACACAACGTGAAATGGAAATCGGACCAAATCGCTGTGCAGTGAGATAA
- a CDS encoding sulfurtransferase TusA family protein, translating into MDVNKVVDAKGLACPMPIVRTKKAMTDLHSGEILEIHATDKGAKSDLTAWTRSGGHELLKTEEDNDVFKFWIKKA; encoded by the coding sequence ATGGATGTTAATAAAGTAGTAGACGCAAAAGGATTAGCATGCCCAATGCCTATTGTACGGACAAAAAAAGCAATGACAGATTTACACTCAGGAGAGATTCTAGAAATCCACGCAACCGATAAAGGAGCAAAAAGTGATCTAACAGCATGGACAAGATCAGGTGGCCATGAACTCCTAAAGACAGAAGAAGACAACGACGTATTCAAATTCTGGATTAAAAAAGCCTGA
- a CDS encoding sulfite exporter TauE/SafE family protein codes for MDLAFIVTIFLIGFIGSYISGMLGIGGSIIKYPMLLYIPPLFGIATFTAHEVSGISAVQVFFATIGGVWAYRKGGYLNKTLIMYMGVSILIGSFIGGFGSKLMSESGINFIYGILALIAVVMMFIPKKGIDEIPFDQVTFNKWLASGLALIVGVGAGIVGAAGAFLLVPIMLVVLKIPTRMTIASSLAITFISSIGATVGKISTGQVDYYPALIMVIASLIASPLGAIAGKKINTKVLQIVLALLILATALKIWMDIL; via the coding sequence ATGGATCTAGCATTTATTGTCACTATTTTTTTAATTGGTTTTATTGGTTCCTATATATCTGGGATGCTTGGCATTGGTGGTTCTATTATTAAATATCCAATGCTTTTATATATACCACCGCTGTTTGGAATAGCAACGTTTACGGCTCATGAGGTATCTGGTATTAGTGCAGTCCAGGTGTTCTTTGCAACAATCGGTGGAGTTTGGGCCTACCGAAAAGGAGGTTACTTAAATAAGACTCTCATTATGTATATGGGAGTTAGCATCTTAATAGGTAGTTTTATCGGTGGTTTTGGTTCTAAGCTGATGTCAGAGAGTGGTATTAATTTCATCTATGGTATTCTTGCGTTAATTGCAGTAGTGATGATGTTTATTCCAAAGAAAGGAATCGACGAAATTCCGTTTGATCAAGTAACATTTAATAAATGGCTTGCATCAGGATTAGCACTTATTGTCGGAGTTGGGGCAGGTATTGTAGGGGCAGCAGGTGCATTTTTGCTCGTGCCAATTATGCTAGTCGTTTTAAAGATCCCTACAAGAATGACAATTGCTTCTTCACTTGCTATTACGTTTATTTCTTCCATTGGAGCGACAGTTGGAAAGATTTCAACGGGACAGGTTGATTATTACCCAGCATTAATTATGGTCATTGCTAGTCTAATAGCATCTCCTCTTGGCGCAATCGCTGGTAAGAAAATAAATACGAAAGTCCTGCAGATTGTTTTAGCATTGCTGATTCTTGCAACTGCTTTGAAAATTTGGATGGATATCTTATAA
- a CDS encoding PTS mannitol transporter subunit IICBA has product MAQSNIKVKVQKFGNFLSSMVLPNIGAFIAWGLITALFIPTGFFPNESLANLVGPMVTYLLPLLIGYTGGKLVNDQRGGVVGAIATMGVIVGAPDTPMFLGAMVAGPLGGYVIKKFDQLVEGRIRSGFEMLVNNFSAGILGAILAILAYLGIGPAVDAFTEVLVAGVDWLIAAGLLPLTSILIEPAKILFLNNAINHGVLSPIGLEQSQDTGKSILFLLEANPGPGLGVLLAFMLFGRGTAKQSASGAGIIHFFGGIHEIYFPYVLMKPMLFLSVILGGMSGVFTLVLLGGGLQAPASPGSILAIAAVTPADGMVYVANFAAVLVATVVSFVVSAIVMKTSKTNDEDINAATEKMQQMKGKKSSVAGHVSQNSGTLPAEVNKIVFACDAGMGSSAMGASLLRKKVKEAGLDVSVTNTAISNLTADTQVVITQEELTPRAKSKLPGAYHISVDNFLSSPEYDKLIASLQDGVTEEQAELVEESEQEAVDTEPNMDKDDDLLLEENIFVGKEFANKEEVIRFAGEALVKAGYVKESYVDAMLEREGITTTYMGNNVAIPHGTEEAKKAVLKSGFTVIQVPNGVDFNGEKAKLIFGIAGKDGTHLDILSGIAVICSEQENVDKMVQAKTAKEIKDMINSK; this is encoded by the coding sequence ATGGCTCAATCTAATATAAAAGTTAAAGTGCAAAAGTTTGGTAACTTCCTTAGCTCTATGGTACTGCCGAATATTGGTGCTTTCATAGCGTGGGGTTTAATTACGGCGCTTTTCATTCCAACTGGGTTCTTCCCAAATGAAAGCCTTGCCAATTTAGTTGGACCGATGGTAACGTACCTATTACCTCTGTTAATTGGTTATACAGGAGGTAAATTGGTCAATGATCAACGTGGAGGAGTTGTCGGTGCAATCGCGACAATGGGTGTCATTGTTGGTGCTCCTGATACGCCAATGTTTTTAGGTGCAATGGTGGCAGGTCCATTAGGTGGATATGTGATCAAGAAATTTGATCAACTTGTCGAAGGTAGAATTCGTTCTGGCTTTGAAATGCTTGTTAATAACTTCTCAGCAGGTATTCTTGGAGCAATCCTTGCAATCCTAGCGTATTTAGGAATTGGTCCTGCAGTTGATGCGTTCACAGAAGTACTTGTAGCTGGTGTTGACTGGCTAATTGCAGCGGGATTATTACCATTAACAAGTATTTTAATCGAACCTGCAAAAATTCTTTTCTTAAACAATGCAATTAACCATGGAGTTCTTTCTCCGATTGGTTTAGAACAATCTCAAGATACAGGTAAGTCAATTCTTTTCCTATTAGAAGCTAACCCAGGACCTGGTCTTGGCGTATTATTAGCATTCATGCTGTTCGGTCGTGGAACGGCGAAGCAATCAGCATCTGGTGCGGGAATCATTCATTTCTTTGGTGGGATTCATGAGATTTACTTCCCATACGTATTAATGAAACCAATGCTTTTCCTTTCTGTTATTCTTGGTGGTATGAGTGGAGTGTTTACCCTTGTCTTATTAGGTGGAGGTCTTCAAGCTCCAGCATCTCCAGGTAGTATTCTTGCCATTGCAGCTGTAACACCTGCTGACGGTATGGTGTATGTTGCGAACTTTGCAGCAGTACTTGTTGCAACGGTTGTATCATTCGTTGTTTCTGCGATTGTAATGAAAACAAGTAAGACAAATGATGAAGATATTAATGCAGCAACAGAGAAAATGCAGCAAATGAAAGGGAAGAAAAGCTCTGTAGCAGGTCATGTTTCTCAAAACTCAGGAACTCTTCCTGCAGAGGTAAACAAAATCGTCTTTGCATGTGACGCAGGTATGGGTTCAAGTGCAATGGGTGCTTCTTTACTTCGTAAAAAAGTGAAGGAAGCTGGTTTAGATGTTTCTGTAACAAATACAGCAATCAGCAATCTTACAGCTGATACACAGGTTGTTATTACTCAGGAAGAATTAACACCTAGAGCGAAGAGTAAGCTTCCAGGTGCATACCATATCTCAGTTGATAACTTCCTATCTAGCCCTGAATACGATAAGCTTATTGCGAGTCTTCAAGATGGAGTTACAGAGGAACAGGCTGAATTGGTAGAAGAATCTGAGCAAGAAGCTGTCGATACGGAGCCAAACATGGACAAAGATGATGATCTATTATTAGAGGAAAACATCTTTGTGGGCAAAGAATTTGCTAATAAAGAAGAAGTCATTCGCTTTGCTGGTGAGGCTTTAGTAAAAGCTGGATACGTAAAAGAAAGCTATGTAGATGCAATGTTAGAGCGTGAAGGCATCACAACAACATATATGGGAAATAACGTGGCAATTCCTCATGGTACGGAGGAAGCGAAGAAAGCCGTTCTTAAATCAGGCTTTACCGTTATCCAGGTACCAAATGGTGTAGACTTTAATGGTGAGAAGGCAAAGTTAATCTTTGGTATCGCTGGTAAAGATGGTACACATTTAGATATCCTTTCAGGTATCGCTGTCATCTGTTCTGAACAGGAAAATGTAGATAAGATGGTTCAGGCTAAAACAGCTAAAGAAATAAAGGATATGATTAACAGTAAATAA